The following are from one region of the Bradyrhizobium septentrionale genome:
- a CDS encoding SDR family NAD(P)-dependent oxidoreductase: MQGAIYPSLKDRTVLVTGGGSGIGEAIVRQFVDQGARVGFIDIDATASNQLLSSLPAQARVHFAHADLRDIGALRRAVAAIREVLGPITILVNNAARDDRHAIEDVTPEFWDERIAVNLKHQFFSAQAIAPDMKQAGGGAIVNIGSVSWVIGQGNMPCYTTAKSAVQGLTRALARDLGPHNVRVNSILPGWIMTQRQQEMWLTPEGVTELMERQCLKRKLVPDDIARVVLFFAADDSGACTNQNYIVDGGWV; this comes from the coding sequence ATGCAGGGCGCGATCTATCCAAGCCTCAAGGACCGGACCGTACTGGTGACCGGCGGCGGTTCAGGCATCGGCGAGGCCATCGTCCGCCAATTCGTCGACCAGGGCGCACGGGTCGGCTTCATCGACATCGATGCGACGGCCTCGAACCAGCTGCTGTCCAGCCTGCCGGCGCAGGCCCGCGTGCACTTCGCGCACGCCGATCTGCGCGACATCGGCGCCCTGCGCCGCGCGGTCGCCGCTATCCGCGAGGTGCTCGGGCCGATCACCATCCTAGTCAACAACGCGGCGCGCGACGACCGTCACGCGATCGAGGACGTCACACCGGAATTCTGGGACGAGCGGATCGCCGTCAACCTGAAGCATCAGTTCTTCAGCGCCCAGGCGATCGCGCCTGACATGAAGCAGGCCGGCGGCGGTGCGATCGTCAATATCGGCTCGGTGAGCTGGGTGATCGGCCAGGGCAACATGCCCTGCTACACCACGGCCAAATCGGCGGTTCAGGGCCTGACCCGCGCGCTCGCCCGCGATCTCGGACCGCACAATGTGCGGGTCAATTCGATCTTGCCCGGATGGATCATGACGCAACGGCAGCAGGAGATGTGGTTGACGCCGGAAGGCGTGACCGAGCTCATGGAGCGCCAATGCCTCAAGCGCAAGCTGGTGCCTGACGACATCGCCCGC